ACGGCTGACATGTTTGAACAAGTTGCTGGGCAAGAAGTCACGATTATTTATCAAGAGAAGCGTCGACCAGCACTTGTATCAATTGAGAACTAACTGAGCTAAAAAAGTGGGAGTGAGGTCCTTCTAGGAGGGTGAAATGATATGCAGATATGGCGATCATTGTTTATGCTCTTTCTGAATGTTGTCATAGGAGGCGTGTTAGTTGGCTGTTCACAGTCCATAGATACACATGGGAATAATGAGAATGATGTTCTACTAGAAATTAACGACGACTTAATAAAACGTCAGGAACAGCATGAAGAAGGCAATATATGGCTGATGGAGTATGCTCATGAGATTGGATTCTCTCTGGACGCACCTGCAATAGAAGGATCTGAAGTCAATACTACTTTAGAAATTAAGGGAAGTATTGAAGAGGCAGAGAAATTAAACGATGATCACATTTATTTGCAAATTGCTTATGAAGGTGAGTTTGAAGACGAGAGTATTCCGAATGTGTTTTATCATTTCATCCCAGTAGAAGAAGGGCATTTTTCGGAGGAAGTGGCACTTCATCACGGTGAAGGGGAATATAATGTCCGTGTTCATGTCTCTAGTCATGATGAAAGCGAGAGAGAGTCTTACTACGCGACTACGTCATTTAATGTTGTAAATAAAGATAAGGAGATTGCTAGGGAAATAGAGTATACACGATTCGGAACGAAACAAGGGGTAGAGTTAGCTTTTCCTGAGATGGGTTTAAGCGAGGAGTCGGGTTCAGTTTATGTCTCTGGAGAAGTTCCTGAAGATTACTCGGGGGATATGGTTTTTGTCCACGTGGAACAAGGTTCTCAAAACGAGCGTGTTATCCTTCCTGTTGAGGGACGAGAGTTTTCAGGTGATATTCCGCTTTACTTCGGTGAGGGTGTGCATTTAATTAAAGTACAGACGATGGCTGAGGAAGATGAACTTTATTATGATGCGGCTACGTTCTATGTGACAAATAAAACAGCCATTGAGTATACTCGTACGACACATTTTAATCAGTATGTGGAACGCGGGGTGACAATAGACGAACCGGCACTAACTACCGAATTAGCCCGTAGTGGGTTAACCTACTCTATTAGTGGAGAAATAGATGAAACGGTTCCTGGTGCAGATGACATTTCTCATATTATTGTTACCACGTTAAAAGAGGAAGATGGGGAGGAAGTAGAAGCTGGATATGTCCTACCTGTGGAGGATTACAGCTTTGCTGGTGATATTTATTTTCGCTTTGGTGAAGGTACCTACGACGTGATTATAAATGTGCCTGAACGTGATCAACAAGATCAATCAATGTTTTACTATAGTGGTATCATGAAAGTGACTCATGAGATCAATGATATAGAGGATAAGCGTAGTACCTTGCCCTCGAGGGGAATTGAGGCGGATCACCCGTTGATTATAGAAAAAGCCAATGCTATAACAAACGACATTGAGGATGAACGGGAAATAGCGAAAGCTGTCTATGAATTTGTGGCCACACATGTGGACTATGATGTTGACAAAATGGAGCGAGATACTTTTAATATTGGAGATAGTGCAGTCAAAACGTTAAAATCGGGAACAGGTGTATGCCAAGATTACGCTTTTTTAACGGTTGCTTTACTACGATCAATTGGTATGGAAGCGAACTACATTGAGGGAGATGCAGGTCTGAGGCATGCATGGGTTGAAGTGAAGGTGGATGGGGAGTGGCTAACCATGGACCCAACTTGGGGGGCTGGTTATGTCGTTGATGGTGAATTTATTGAACACTACCGTCTCGATTACTTTGATCCTGATCCTGATGTGTTTGCTGAAACGCATACTCGGAAAGGCGTTTTATATTAGAGAAGTAGAATTAAGGTTGGCTCAACTTGAAAAAATGGCTGTATTTATTCACAATTGTTAGCCCACTCTTTCATTCTCATTGATCGCTTACAACTTAACAATAAGTAGGACTGTATCAAAGCAATTCATCCTGAGTTGCTTTGATTTTTCATTTTAGTCAGGAAGTCCAATGAATATCGGTTTAATCCAACATAAACAGATAAACGACTGAAAGGATCCGGTGTAGTTATCTTTTAGTTGCCTTTGATATACTATTAAAAAGTGCTTATTTAATATGTGGAGATAGAGGTAGATGTGGGGGGAGATATCGTGTTTAAAAAAGTGTTTACGACTGTCTGTTTATTAGGTATTACCCTTACTATAAGTGGCTGTCATTCGGATGAAGAGAAGGTAGATATTTATGTTTTAACAGCTGCAAGTATGACAGAGGCCATGGAAGAAATAAAGAAGCTTTATGAAAAAGAGCATGAAGGTGTGGCGCTTATCCCATCGTACGGAAGCTCAGGCCAATTGAAGGATCAAATAACTCAAGGAGCTCCGGCACACCTGTTCTTACCAGCTGCGCTCACTTGGATGGAAGAGTTAGATAGGGAAAGTGTTATCCTAGAATATGACCCTTTATTAGAAAATGAGCTTGTTCTGATCAAAGGCAATCATATAGAAACGGATATGACAACACTAGAAGAGCTAGTGGCTGATGAGATTGCTAGTGTGGCAATTGGTCATCCTGATATAGTACCCGCTGGAAGTTATGCCATACAAGCACTGGAAGAGCGAGAGCTATATGAGGCCCTTTCAGACAAAATCATTTTTGCTTCAAATGTGAGAGAAGTGCTGACATACGTTGAAACTGGAAACGCAGATGCTGGACTTGTGTATAAGACAGATGCATATTCGTCGGACGATGTAGACATCGTGACAATAGTGGGGGATCATGACACCATTTTATACCCGGTTGGCTTGCTTGAAGATGCCGCTGAAATAACAGAGGCTCGAGATTTCTATGAGTGGCTGCAAACGGAAGAAGCACTCGCTATATTTGCGTCATATGGGTTTGGTGTACGTTAGATGACTATACAACAATTTCTAACACCGGTTGTTATATCATTACAGGTCATTGTAGTCGCAAGTATTCTCTCTTTTGTTACGGCATTATTAGCAGCATGGTTTATGAAGGGTAAATCTTTTCGAGGACGTAGTCTCATTGAAACAGTTATGATGCTTCCGCTTGTACTACCGCCAACGGTTGTCGGTTTTGGGTTGCTCGTAATTTTTGGCGGACAAAGTTGGATAGGACAAGCGTTTGAATGGTTATTTTCGACGCGGATCGTTTTTTCTTACTGGGCTGCTGTTATTGCTGCGGCTGTAGTTGCCTTTCCACTAATCTATCAAACGTTAATCAATGCTTTTGAAAATGTCGATACAGAATTAGAGCAGGCAGCAAGACAAATGGGGGCTAATGAAAAACAACTTTTCATGTATGTCACATTTCCTCTTGCTTGGCGATCCGTCATCACAGGTTATATGCTGGGTTTTGCGAGAGGACTAGGGGAATTTGGAGCTACCATCATGTTTGCTGGCAATATACCTGGACAAACTCAGACGATGCCAACGGCCATTTACTCGGCAGTACAAACTGGTCAGACAGAGGCTGCTTATTATTGGGTAGTGGCGCTCATTTTGTTTTCGTTTGGATTACTTAGTCTTGTGTTGCGTCTAAGGGCAAAAGAATGATGTTTAAAATATAGTTGCCAGGGTATCACTCATACTAACCGTTTTTAAGGAGGTTCAAAAGGATGAGTGAACACGATAAGCGTGAAGAAAAGGTAGAGAAGAAAGAGGAACCAGGACGGGTGGGGGCCACTTTCATTAAATACGCCTTCATCACCGTTATTTTATTAATTATTCTTTACTTTATAGCAAATTATTTACTCCCAATGTTCCCTGGTGGTGGAAACACAGGTCTTTATTAAGTGGCTAATGTCATGGAAGCGTGCGAGTAAAAAATGAAACAAAAGCCTGCTGGACACGGAAAGTCAGCAGGCTTTTCAGTATATAGTATAATAATTAGTGCATGAGACATATTCACGTTAACGGGCAAAAAACAATGACTTAGAGCGAATCCTTTTGTTTAAAGAATGTGAGCAAAATAATGATTTTGTCGATTGGATGTTGTAAATCCTTTACAGATCGACTATGAGATAGGGTGAGTATCCCAAGGTTTTAGTTCTGATAAAATTGTCGCAAGCTCTTTACTTTGCTTCCTTCTTTCTTTTCTGCGCTGAATTCTGGCAGGCGCAGTTTCGTTTAAATAAATTTCTTCTTTTGTTTCTGGTACAACTTTTGGAACCTTCGCAGGAGTACCTTTGTTGTTTAAAGCGACAAACGTTAAGAAACTAGTTGCAGCTAATGTTCGTTTACCAGTTAGAAGATCTTCTGCAACGACTTTAACAAAGACCTCCATGGAACTCGTCCCTGTCCACGTGACATGAGATTCGAGACAAACAGAGTCAGTTGGTCGAATGGGAGACAAAAAGTCCACAGAATCTGTAGAAGCTGTCACACATTCTGTTCGGGAATGGCGTGCAGCGGATATAGAAGCGACATCATCAATATCCCTCATTAATTTACCGCCAAAAAGTGTATTGTGATTGTTTGTATCCTGAGGGAAGACCCTCCCGGTTTTAATCACCTTTGAATCACGACATGCTTTTTCTTTCATGCTGTAGTTACCTCCGTTTAAAATGAGTGTCAATTTTAAAAAGTATACCATTCATTGATAAATAATCAAAAAAGATGCGAGACGTCTCATGACTTATACAATGAAATGAAAGTGTTCCCGTTCCCGCTCTTTACAGTGTTGAATACATAGTGGTAAGGAAAAATCAACACGTAATAATGCTTATAGGGAGGTTTGGAGTTATCTTTCGGCTGATTACTTTTTCAGCGTACGTCTAACATTAACGACGGCTCCATATGCAATATTAACAAAAATAGGTTATGGAGGATTTAGGATAATGACACATAGTCAGAGAGTGAAAGGGAAAATGATAGATCATGAGACACGATGTGCTCATTATCATACAGAGGTAGATAGAGTAGCGATCAAATTCAAATGTTGTATGACCTATTATCCTTGTATAGAATGTCACCGTGAAACGGCCGACCATCCGGTTACCCGTTGGGAGCAGAAGGAACTCAAGGAAGTGGCCATTTTATGCGGAAGTTGTTGGAAAGAACTAACGATTGAACAGTATGTATATGGACAAGACCATTGTCCTTTCTGTAACGCGGGGTTTAATTCGCGGTGTTCACGTCATTATCATCATTATTTTGCTATGACGCCCTTAACCTAAGTGTCATGGGAAGGGTGTTTAGCTTAGGATGTTAGATATATTTTAGAGAGGTCCGCAACCCTTGTTGTAAAAAAAGAGTGTATAATGTAGGAAGTATGTTCATATAGAAAGGGGGGGATGATACTTGCATTGGACTGATATTTATCCGTATTATTTGCTTCTTATGGGATTTTTTTCGTTCATGCTTGCCATCTTGACGTTAAGATATCCCCGAACTCCTGGTAGATTTTATTTTGCATCATTATTATTTTTATCATTTTTGCTCGTGACATTGACTGCCGCTGAGCTTTATCACTCCTCGTATACAGTCATGTTATGGCTCAGAAATAGTCAGCAGATCCCTATATTTTTAAGTGCTATATTACTCCTCGCTTTAGTCAGAAGTTACTTAGGAAAGCCAGAAAAAACGACAGCTCGCATTGTAATTGTCCTTTCTTTACCAGTTATTGTGTATTTTTCTCTTATAATCACGGATCACCATCATCATATTATGAGAACGTGGGTCGATATCACCCAAATAGGCTCCTTAACTGAAATAAACGTTAACCCTACCTTCATAAACTTAATGTTTATTGCATACTATCAATTTGTGGCTATGTCAGCGGTTGTTGTTCTTCTATTAAATATAAGAATGTTTTCTGAAAAATTAAGGAGAAAATTTGTGTTTATGTTTACTGGAATTAGTATTCCAGTTTGGCTCCCTGCTTTAAGCATGGCTCTTCCATTTAAAATTCCTGGGACGATGTCTATCTCCTACACGCTGGCAGGTTTGTTCGTTTTTATCGCATTTTTTCGTTATCAAATTATGTCGGTATGGCCGATTGCGAAAGATAGAATTTTTGAACAAATGAGTGATGGGATTGTGCTATCTGATAGCTATAATAGAATTGTGGATATTAACCCAGCAGGGGAAAAAGTATTACACTTAATTAATCCTGATAAAACAACGCACTCTTGGATAGGAGAATATTTGCCTGCCCTTCTGGAGAGCTATCCATCTCTTATTAATAATTATATTAATAACAAAGATTTAGCGGATGAGATAGAAATTGTAGAAGAATCGAAAAAAATATTTTACTTAGTGAGATTCCATCCCATTCGTCATTCAGGTAAGGAAGAGGAAGCGATACTCACCATATTCACAGATGTTACAACTAAAAAAATGTTTGAGAATGAATTATTAGAAAAGGCAACGACAGATTATTTAACTGGGCTTCATAACCGACGTCATTTTGTGGATTCGTTTGAGCGTTTTAATATAGTCAAAGGGCGTTGTAACACTAAAGTAGCGTTATTGTTACTGGATATTGATGATTTTAAAATTATTAATGATACATATGGACACCAAACGGGTGATGATGTACTTGTTGTTTTTTCAGAACGTTTAAGAGATTTCTTTTCGAATGGTGCTGCAATCGGAAGAATCGGAGGGGAAGAGTTTGCGGTTTGTCTCATTGACAAAGATGACGATGAGATCATCAATCTTGCACGAAGATTTAGAGACCATTTAGTAAACACACCGCTCCATCTAAAGGGACATGAGGCCTTGCCGGTGAGAGTGAGTATAGGAATGGCCACAGCATATAAGGGAAGCAAGACGTTTGAATGGATGCATAAAGCGGCAGATGAGGCGTTATATAAAGCGAAAAACAGTGGGAAAAATCAAGTCATACCGTATCTGGAAAAGGAAACAGTCCATCAGTAAACGACCGTTTATAAATCAGTATTAAATGAGGTGCACATCTATGACATTATTGTACGTTACCGCAAACCCGAAACGTGTGGAAGACTCATATAGTTTACAGCTTGGAAAATGCTTTCTGGACGTGTTTAGAAAAAACTGCTTAGACACAGACATAACTCAGCTTGATCTTTTTGCAGTCCACATACCGCCATTAGAAAAAGAGGCGTTGGCTGCTTGGGAAAGATTTGAATCAATTGACCGTGATATACCCATTACAAACCCATTTGTAGAACAGTTTTTACAGGCGGAGATTGTCGTCTTTGTCACCCCTTTATGGAATATGAGCTCTCCACCTCAAGTAAAGGCATATATCGACCAGTTAATTATTCCTAAAAAAACATTCTGCTTTACTGAGGAGGGAATAAAAGGATTAGCGCATGATAAAACGATCGTCCATATACAATCTTGCGGAGGTGTGTATTCTGAGGGGCCGCTGGCCTCATTGGAGCATGGCAATACGTATCTCCAAACAATCTTTAGCCTCATAGGTGTTAAAAACTATCATCACGTCAGTATTGAAGGAACGAGTACCTTTCCTCAAGAGGTAGAAGAAAGGTTTGAAAAAGCAAAAGAAGAGACACGTCAGTTAGCAGAAACATTAAGCGATAGGCGTACAGCGAAATGACACCCACACGTTTTTGAGGTTAGGAATCCGTTAGTGTTACAAAGCATGCTGTTAAAAGTGGTGTTCTTTAGTTGATTGTTGTAGCGTTCACCCTCTAGATACTCGTGCAATAAAAGTTCCTACAAAAGGGCTCCATGATATAACCCACGCCCAATAAAATAGTGTCCAATCTTCCATCCATTCACGGGAAGAATACGGGTTGGTGTCAAATGTCAATTCGGTTAACGCTCCTGCATATTGGCCGATAGTTTTGGTGAAATGATCCAAAATAAACACTGTCGGCCCAAGGGTGAGGGCGATGACTAGCAGGAGTCCTGCTAGAGATAGATTGCCAACACTTAAATGACGCATCCCCTTATTTAATCCTGTGAACAGAAATAAGAAAAATAACCGTTATGACAGCAATGATAATGAGCTGGATAGTGAGAGTGTCCTCCCAACCAAAAACCTGTGAAAAGCCGTTACTTACTTGTATTGTACTGAGCCCAAATGAAGTGGCAATACCAACGGTGGTAGCAATGATCGCAATAATATCAATGAATTTCCCTGTTTTTTTAAATACATGATCGCCAATTAGAGGATAAAAAGCTGAGCTAATTAGACCAGGGAGTTTTTTTCGATATTTAGCAAAGGCCAGTCCAAGTGCTACGATGGCGTAAATTGACCACGGATGAAAGCCCCAATGAAACACGCCATAAAGCAACCCTTGTGCAGCTGCGTATTGTGTCTCTGCTTCTATTCCATGAGGTGGGCCGATGTAATGAGACATAGGCTCTGCTACTCCCCAGAAGACAAGTCCTACCCCCATGCCTGCAGCGAACAACATACCTACCCATGTAAAATAATGATATTCCGGCTCATCTTCTTTATTACCTAGCTTCATATGACGATATGGACCAAAGCCGAGAAATAAACAAAACCCTACAAAAAATGCTGTGGCTAGTACATATAACCACCCGAAATTTTGAATCATCGAACTCATAAGTGATTCCATCACCGTTTCCATACTGACAGGACTAACAAGCCCCCAAACAACAAGGATAAAAATGATTACCCCTGATATGATAAAAACGAGGCTGCTGTTTCCTTTTGTAGACGTAATACCATTTTAATCACCTCGTTAAGCTGTAGCCGTGAATAAGGATGTTTAAACACAAGGCCTAAAATAGATGAAAAGTGGGATTACACTGTCACAACCAAAAACCGTCTCCATAATGGAAACGGCTGGTTTTTAGTATTTAGTAATTCGGTTGACGTTCACCTGATTCGATTTCTTCTATATAGTGGCAGGCAGCTTGATGCCCTTCAGCCATATTAAGATCACTTGTTCGTAACTCAGGAATTTCTTCTTTACATTTATCAGTTGCAAAAGGACACCGCGTGTGGAAACGACAGCCTGATGGCGGATTAATTGGTGAAGGGACATCCCCTTTAAGAATAATTTGTTCCTTCTTTTTACTTGGATCAGGAACAGGGATGGCCGACAACAATGTTTTTGTATACGGGTGCTTAGGGTTGTCAAAAAGTGATTTTTTATCAGCAATTTCCACGATTTTTCCGAGATACATAACGAGGACTCGGTCAGAGATGTGTCTCACAACACCTAAATCATGGGCGATGAACAGATAAGTTAGGTTGAGTTCCTTTTGCAATTTCTTCAGCAAATTAAGTACTTGAGCTTGAATAGAAACATCAAGGGCCGAAACAGATTCATCGCAGATAATCAACTTCGGATCAACAGCCAGTGCTCGAGCGATACCAATACGCTGTCTTTGTCCACCACTGAATTCATGTGGAAAACGGTCTAATTGGTGAGAACCAAGACCAACTGTTTCCATTAGCTCAAGCATTCGAGCTTCACGGTCTTTTTTAGGAAGTACATTTTGGATCTCCATAGCTTCACTTAGCACTTGTCTTACGGTTTGGCGTGGATTAATCGAAGCATAGGGATCTTGGAAAATAATTTGTAGATCTTTACGCATTTTTCGCATTTGTGATTTGTTTAAAGATAGCAAATCTTCTCCCTGGAACGTTACCTCACCTGATGTTGGTTCATCTAGGCGCAAGATCGCTCGCCCAGTTGTGGATTTTCCA
The DNA window shown above is from Salipaludibacillus agaradhaerens and carries:
- a CDS encoding ABC transporter ATP-binding protein, which gives rise to MTTELLKVKNLKQYFPIKGGIFGRKINDVKAVDDVTFSVKAGETLSIVGESGCGKSTTGRAILRLDEPTSGEVTFQGEDLLSLNKSQMRKMRKDLQIIFQDPYASINPRQTVRQVLSEAMEIQNVLPKKDREARMLELMETVGLGSHQLDRFPHEFSGGQRQRIGIARALAVDPKLIICDESVSALDVSIQAQVLNLLKKLQKELNLTYLFIAHDLGVVRHISDRVLVMYLGKIVEIADKKSLFDNPKHPYTKTLLSAIPVPDPSKKKEQIILKGDVPSPINPPSGCRFHTRCPFATDKCKEEIPELRTSDLNMAEGHQAACHYIEEIESGERQPNY
- the modA gene encoding molybdate ABC transporter substrate-binding protein, producing MFKKVFTTVCLLGITLTISGCHSDEEKVDIYVLTAASMTEAMEEIKKLYEKEHEGVALIPSYGSSGQLKDQITQGAPAHLFLPAALTWMEELDRESVILEYDPLLENELVLIKGNHIETDMTTLEELVADEIASVAIGHPDIVPAGSYAIQALEERELYEALSDKIIFASNVREVLTYVETGNADAGLVYKTDAYSSDDVDIVTIVGDHDTILYPVGLLEDAAEITEARDFYEWLQTEEALAIFASYGFGVR
- a CDS encoding FMN-dependent NADH-azoreductase; translated protein: MTLLYVTANPKRVEDSYSLQLGKCFLDVFRKNCLDTDITQLDLFAVHIPPLEKEALAAWERFESIDRDIPITNPFVEQFLQAEIVVFVTPLWNMSSPPQVKAYIDQLIIPKKTFCFTEEGIKGLAHDKTIVHIQSCGGVYSEGPLASLEHGNTYLQTIFSLIGVKNYHHVSIEGTSTFPQEVEERFEKAKEETRQLAETLSDRRTAK
- a CDS encoding acyl-CoA thioesterase — encoded protein: MKEKACRDSKVIKTGRVFPQDTNNHNTLFGGKLMRDIDDVASISAARHSRTECVTASTDSVDFLSPIRPTDSVCLESHVTWTGTSSMEVFVKVVAEDLLTGKRTLAATSFLTFVALNNKGTPAKVPKVVPETKEEIYLNETAPARIQRRKERRKQSKELATILSELKPWDTHPIS
- a CDS encoding transglutaminase domain-containing protein, coding for MQIWRSLFMLFLNVVIGGVLVGCSQSIDTHGNNENDVLLEINDDLIKRQEQHEEGNIWLMEYAHEIGFSLDAPAIEGSEVNTTLEIKGSIEEAEKLNDDHIYLQIAYEGEFEDESIPNVFYHFIPVEEGHFSEEVALHHGEGEYNVRVHVSSHDESERESYYATTSFNVVNKDKEIAREIEYTRFGTKQGVELAFPEMGLSEESGSVYVSGEVPEDYSGDMVFVHVEQGSQNERVILPVEGREFSGDIPLYFGEGVHLIKVQTMAEEDELYYDAATFYVTNKTAIEYTRTTHFNQYVERGVTIDEPALTTELARSGLTYSISGEIDETVPGADDISHIIVTTLKEEDGEEVEAGYVLPVEDYSFAGDIYFRFGEGTYDVIINVPERDQQDQSMFYYSGIMKVTHEINDIEDKRSTLPSRGIEADHPLIIEKANAITNDIEDEREIAKAVYEFVATHVDYDVDKMERDTFNIGDSAVKTLKSGTGVCQDYAFLTVALLRSIGMEANYIEGDAGLRHAWVEVKVDGEWLTMDPTWGAGYVVDGEFIEHYRLDYFDPDPDVFAETHTRKGVLY
- a CDS encoding histidine kinase N-terminal 7TM domain-containing diguanylate cyclase, giving the protein MHWTDIYPYYLLLMGFFSFMLAILTLRYPRTPGRFYFASLLFLSFLLVTLTAAELYHSSYTVMLWLRNSQQIPIFLSAILLLALVRSYLGKPEKTTARIVIVLSLPVIVYFSLIITDHHHHIMRTWVDITQIGSLTEINVNPTFINLMFIAYYQFVAMSAVVVLLLNIRMFSEKLRRKFVFMFTGISIPVWLPALSMALPFKIPGTMSISYTLAGLFVFIAFFRYQIMSVWPIAKDRIFEQMSDGIVLSDSYNRIVDINPAGEKVLHLINPDKTTHSWIGEYLPALLESYPSLINNYINNKDLADEIEIVEESKKIFYLVRFHPIRHSGKEEEAILTIFTDVTTKKMFENELLEKATTDYLTGLHNRRHFVDSFERFNIVKGRCNTKVALLLLDIDDFKIINDTYGHQTGDDVLVVFSERLRDFFSNGAAIGRIGGEEFAVCLIDKDDDEIINLARRFRDHLVNTPLHLKGHEALPVRVSIGMATAYKGSKTFEWMHKAADEALYKAKNSGKNQVIPYLEKETVHQ
- a CDS encoding CHY zinc finger protein; translation: MTHSQRVKGKMIDHETRCAHYHTEVDRVAIKFKCCMTYYPCIECHRETADHPVTRWEQKELKEVAILCGSCWKELTIEQYVYGQDHCPFCNAGFNSRCSRHYHHYFAMTPLT
- the modB gene encoding molybdate ABC transporter permease subunit, producing the protein MTIQQFLTPVVISLQVIVVASILSFVTALLAAWFMKGKSFRGRSLIETVMMLPLVLPPTVVGFGLLVIFGGQSWIGQAFEWLFSTRIVFSYWAAVIAAAVVAFPLIYQTLINAFENVDTELEQAARQMGANEKQLFMYVTFPLAWRSVITGYMLGFARGLGEFGATIMFAGNIPGQTQTMPTAIYSAVQTGQTEAAYYWVVALILFSFGLLSLVLRLRAKE